AGCCCCACGTCTGCGTTAACAGCAAACCCACCCCCACTGTACGCCAGAACTCCGCTCATTGCTCATTCCTCTTAGAGGTGCAGGTCCACAAAGGCTTGAGCAGAGCAAAtctgccctctctgcctggggctataATCAAATCTCAGTCTCACCTGTGAAGTTGGGGGAGCCCTTGGGTGTGGATTCAGgattcagcccctcctctgcctagGAGCTGCGCACCAGCGATAGTGATGGCCATgactgagccctgcctctcttctcacaagaacaCGCCACCAACAGTGGTGCTGAGCAATGCCCTCTGGGCCAGCAGAGACAGCGGCTATGGCCCTCCCCGCCTGGAGCATCAGCAGTGtggctttttttggtggggggtagaTGGGTCCCAGGATGTTCTGTTCTGCACACTCTCACAGCCACAGCCCACACCACACTCCAGCCCCCTAAGGGCTGCAGCCCCACCACCATCCCGCCCAGGCTCGTCACTGAGCTCCAGCAGCCATTCCGGCCCACCCCTGCCATCTCGTGTCTCAGGCTAAGGatcgcagggaccctctgtgctggtTTCTCGCAGTTCTTTCTGCTAAGCGGCTGCTGCTTTCTCCCCCAAGCCTCAGAAGCTCTCTTTCTGTCCCTACTGACTTGCCTGCTGGAGAGGGGGCACCCCAGTGTGAGGGCACttttcctcctttgccgctccttCCCCACGGGACAGGTCCTACacaagtttcctttttctttttttctcctactgATTTTTGTGAGGAATCTTCTTGTATTTCAAAGTAAGAGATACTCTGCCAAACTTCAGGAGGTGTTCTGTGTGAATTGATGGGTCTGTAgatgtaattttcagtgtatttgtgggagagggtgagctatgtgtccttctactccaccatcttggcactGGCCCCCTAGAACTTGATTTTCAGCTCCTTGATGGACAGGGGGTTACAAGCAGATTTGCCCCTGAGGGGGCCTGGGGGGCTGGCCTTGCCAAGGGGTGAGCAGCTTTAAGAACTGCTCAAAAGGTAGATTCGAGAAGATTTGGTACAGATGTGCAGTGTGGGCAGGAAGATGCCACATGTGTTGGGTGTGACATGTCCTTGGGCCTTCCAAGTGGACATGTCTCCAAATCTGGAGCCAgagatgggggctgggggtgtgACACCCAGGAAGGACCGAAGTTGTGAGAATGGACCGGCCTCCAAGGAGAGAACTGGGGGTGGGCGGGGCGTCTCCTTGGTGTCTGAGTGGATGTTTCTGGATACTTTGTGGAGAAGCCTCTGAACCAAATATTAGTCCTTGAGAAGGATCTCCATGCAACAGTAGAGGGTGGACTGGAGTGAGTGAgaccagaggcagggagagaaatTATTCCATGTATCCTGGGGGTAGGCCTGGTCTTCTCTGGGCCTTCCCTTTGAGTCTGGGTCAGTCTGTGTCCCAGAAGAGGGTGTGGACTTACACCACAGTGGTTCTGCTGCTGACACAGCACTCACCCCCGGGGGCTGGGAGCTGGATCCCTGCCGTGGACCCATTTCACAGGAACTCGTGCGCATCCCTCGCCTGGAGACTAAAAGCTGCCTGGACTTGTAGGACAGCTGGTGGGCCGGGGGGTTGGAGCTATGCCTCTGGGCTCTGGGGTAGCTCACCTGTGTACCTGTCACAGAGAATCCAGGAGTCCTGCCAGAGCGGCACCAAGTGGCTGGTGGAAACCCAGGTGAAagccagaaggaggaagagaggagcaCAGAAGGGCAGCAGCCCCCCAGCTTGCAGCCTGAGCCAGCAGAGCAGCTGGCTGTCGGGAGCCGGCCCCGCCCGCTCAGCCCTGGACCCCGGGGAGTGGGCGCATCGCCACCTCTCTGCCCATGCGGGCCCGCGGGCCCACCCAAGGCGGCGGTCCAGGAGGGAGGCTGCCTTCCGGAGCCCCTACTCCTCggcagagcccctctgctcccccaggtaAATGGACTAGCACCCTGCCCACCCCCAAAACACTAACCGGGCCCTGGGGCTCCGTGGAGCCGGGAACATCCCAAGCCAAGTCACACCCGTGCTCTGGCCTAGCTGTGCCCCGCTAGGTTCTTCagggccttggtttccccatctgtcaaagGAAGAGGTGAGCTTAGCTTAGCTCTGAGAGTATCACACTCACCCAAGCTCCTGGTGAACCCAGAAGTCAGTTTTGAAGCCATCTGGAGGGCTGAGGCTCAGTTTTCAAGTGGAGAAAGCAGTGCTCAGCTTTGCAAGGTCACCCATCCTTGACCTTGGCCTGGTGGGCCTTGATCCAGCTGTTCTCTGCCAGCTGCTCCAAGCTGCTCTGATGTCACCTTCCGGAGTGGGGGTCTGGGGTGACATGTTCCCAGCACCCGCCAGTCCTCACCTGGGCCCACACAGCAGGCCCCAGTGCTGGGTGGGTTAGGGTTCCAACAGTGACTGTGCATGCGGCTTTTCCTTCTATTCAGCGAGTCTGACAGTGACCTGGAGCCTATAGGGGCAGGAATCCAGCATCTCCAGAAGCTGTCCCAAGAGCTGGATGAAGTCATCGCAGCTGAAGAGAGGTGAGTTGGCCTGCCGTGCTTCAAAGCGACATGGCCGGGAGGGCCCCCTGAGCCAGGCCATTTTTTTTCAGGCAGGCCTCTGGTTCTGGCTCTGCCCCGCTGTGTGACCCTGCTCATGCctcacc
This portion of the Vicugna pacos chromosome 16, VicPac4, whole genome shotgun sequence genome encodes:
- the PIMREG gene encoding protein PIMREG isoform X2, with the protein product MASRWPGVGATIRRRSLQNQEQLEESKALQPAVGHPQTSSGALGSLCRQFQRRLPLRTVSLNLGTGSSWKRLETPEPGQQGLQAAARSAKNALGAVSQRIQESCQSGTKWLVETQVKARRRKRGAQKGSSPPACSLSQQSSWLSGAGPARSALDPGEWAHRHLSAHAGPRAHPRRRSRREAAFRSPYSSAEPLCSPSESDSDLEPIGAGIQHLQKLSQELDEVIAAEESGDMTVSLIRD
- the PIMREG gene encoding protein PIMREG isoform X1 translates to MASRWPGVGATIRRRSLQNQEQLEESKALQPAVGHPQTSSGALGSLCRQFQRRLPLRTVSLNLGTGSSWKRLETPEPGQQGLQAAARSAKNALGAVSQRIQESCQSGTKWLVETQVKARRRKRGAQKGSSPPACSLSQQSSWLSGAGPARSALDPGEWAHRHLSAHAGPRAHPRRRSRREAAFRSPYSSAEPLCSPSESDSDLEPIGAGIQHLQKLSQELDEVIAAEERICASCQFPKTQEPAVSLGHCQQGPD